In Thermodesulfobacteriota bacterium, a genomic segment contains:
- a CDS encoding periplasmic heavy metal sensor — protein sequence MKIQSLTKTLIVLTLVAIMGVGVTAFAGKGKGNAGYAQSGQEYGQYGCDGSGYGKYHKGYGKRGFRGNLSEEEIAKLNEERNAFFQATEELRRNIYQKRLELNSELAKKNPDAKKAGALQKELSGLKGQLDQQRLQHRIRMNKISPDLGRMGPGFGHKGRGFHGGEMGRWQGSQGRCW from the coding sequence ATGAAAATTCAAAGTTTAACTAAAACACTCATCGTTTTAACACTGGTTGCCATCATGGGGGTGGGGGTAACCGCATTTGCCGGCAAGGGTAAGGGAAACGCTGGTTATGCCCAAAGCGGTCAGGAATACGGCCAGTACGGGTGTGACGGTTCCGGGTACGGAAAGTATCACAAAGGGTATGGCAAGCGTGGATTCAGGGGAAATCTGAGTGAAGAGGAAATAGCAAAGCTAAATGAAGAGCGGAACGCATTTTTCCAAGCAACTGAGGAACTCAGGAGAAATATTTATCAAAAGCGTCTGGAACTAAACAGCGAACTGGCCAAAAAAAATCCAGATGCTAAAAAGGCGGGAGCTTTGCAAAAGGAACTGTCCGGTTTAAAAGGTCAGTTGGACCAGCAACGACTCCAGCACCGTATCAGAATGAACAAGATTAGTCCTGACCTGGGACGGATGGGTCCCGGTTTTGGCCACAAGGGCCGTGGGTTTCATGGCGGAGAAATGGGACGCTGGCAGGGCAGTCAGGGCCGCTGCTGGTAA